The genomic segment AACAGGAAGCAAGTAAAAATCTTCACGACTACCAACATGTCAAAACAAAAGCATATAATTTGTATTGGTAAGTTTTCGACTTACGGGGGATTGAAAGCTTTAGAAAATGATATTAATGGATTCTATTATGGTTTGATCTTGTAGAATCATCACCAAGTGCCAAGGCTAGTGTATCTCTATttggttgtaagtagattcttcctttgaatgcatctcatgagctatgtatatgataaatgaagattccATTGATTTCAGCTCCTTTAAATCATTGATTAcgtatattgtatgtattgatatattgaaaagaaatggaattgaagccaaggtcaaagtaaaggagctaaatCTTTAGCACGCATGCcacatgtttgataaaatgattcaatgaatgtttttatggcttGATGGTTATATGGTATTGTGGTGTTACCTATGGTAATTCTTAACCCACGTGACGGAAGTTGATCAACATAATGACATGTActatgactgattttgactgaGACGTACATGTATACATCGACGGATGATCTATCAATGCCATACGAATGAAAAGAAATGAATTGTTCTATGGAATGCcatcttataattgttataTACGCATTTTATGGACTGatggcatattacggttaagaaatgatacggattccttctttacactatggtatatatatttttatttaaagatctacttgctgagtttttataactcatttcagttatgttcATGAGATGCAGATGCAGATGTAGGTAACCGAGATTGATACGGCGGGGTGTCGAGATGGAAGAAGGAAATGTGCCAAGCTTGGAGGAAGGGTTATTGATTATTTTGTCTATGGATGATTAAGAAAgtattttgttttgatttaaaatatatatctatagaatatatatgatttaaaatgatttcaaaCTGAGATGCAATGTAGGAGATGCCACATAAGAGGAAAGCCGTAGAGGAAGAAGATAGCTCCTCATCACGAGTTGTTGATGAGTTTAGTAAGTTGCTCAAGGAGCAAGCCAAAGTTCATGGAGAACAGATCCAATAGTTATTGAGATTGCAGAACCCAGTACAAGGGAGAGATAGAGGTCTTGTGAGACAGGAGCCCAGTTCAGAGGGAGCGTATGACAGATTTAAAAGAATGAATCCACCTGAGTTCGTGGGAAGTGCGGACCCTCTTGTAGCTATGGAATGGGTTAAAGCTATTGAAGCAATCTTTGATTACCTGCGATTTGAGGATAATGATCGAGTTAGTTGTGTAGTGTTTCTTCTGACCAAgactgcacgcatttggtgggaGGCCACGAGGTAACTATCAACGTTCAAACCCTCCAATGGAATGAGTTTAAGGAGCTATTTTATGACAAATATTTCTCCACGGATGTCAAGACTAGGAAAGTGAAGGGGTTCTTGGAACTAAAGCAGGGCAACTTGAATGTCAATGATTATATATTGAAGTTCGAAGAAGGATGTCTGTTCATTCCTTTTATTGCTTCGAATGACAAAGATCGAGGGGAACACTTCATGAGAGGCTTGAGAGCCGAGATTAGGATGGATGTCAGAATGTCTAAGGCCGCAACGTACAAAGAGATCGTGGAGAAAGCTCTTTTAGCGGAACATGACAAGAAAGAGATTGAGAAGGAAAGGCAATTGAGAAGACAGAGCTTTAATCAAAAGTGCCAAGCTTTGAGTCAAAGTTGGAAAGGGGGATACAAAGGAAAGGAAAAGAAGAACATCGAGGTAAAGCTCATGTGGTTCAGTTTGAGATGAATAGGCCTTTTTGTCCCAAATGCAGCAAGCCACACAAGGGTGAATGCTTTGTAGGAACCAACAAATGTTTCAGATGTGGAGGTGCAGGTCATATTACCATCAACTGCACCCAATCTTCAGGCCGAGGACGAGTTCAAGGACACATTTTCTCTTTGACCAAGGTGGATGTTAATCCGGATACGTCAACTATATCAGGTAATATTCTAATTTCAGGCAAAGTAGCTCTTACTTTAATTGATACTGGAGCTACGCATTCCTTTATGTCtgaaatttttatgagattGTTGGGTATTGCACCTATATTTGAAACTATCCAGTATAATATTGTGCTTCCTTTAGGTGATGTGATTTGTCCAACGAGTGTGATTAAGGCTTGTCCTGTCCAAGTGAACGAGGAAACATTCTTtgcagatttgattgtgattccTATGATAGAGTTTGATGTGATTTTGggtatggattggctatcatcGTATCGTGCAATAATATATTGTGTTGAAAAGACGGTGCGATTTCCGACAGAAGAAGGTGACAGCAGGGTCTTCAAGCATTCAGGTACTTCGCTTGACActtcttttatttcttgctTGAAGGTGAATAAGATGTTGGTTAAGGGCTGTCAGGGATTTCTGGCGTCAGTCATGGATGTGAGTAAGGAATATAGTGTGGATGTGAATGATATTGAAATTGTTCGAGAGTATTCGGATGTCTTTGccgatgatgtgccgggtttgccaCCCGATAGAGATGTCGAGTTTGTCATTGATGTAATACCTGGTACTGGTCCTATTTCTAAAGTCCCTTATCGAATGAAACCGactgaaatgaaagaaataAAGAACCAATTGCAAGAACTGTTAGATAAGGGCTTTATTAGACCGATTTCTTCACCATGAGGGGCACCAgtgttgtttgtgaaaaagaaagatgggtcacTACGATTGtgtattgactaccgagagatcaacaaagttaCAATTAAGAACAGGTACCCTTTGCCACGAATTCATGATCTTTTTATCAATTACAAGGGGCAACGGTatt from the Primulina tabacum isolate GXHZ01 chromosome 8, ASM2559414v2, whole genome shotgun sequence genome contains:
- the LOC142554631 gene encoding uncharacterized protein LOC142554631, producing the protein MNPPEFVGSADPLVAMEWVKAIEAIFDYLRFEDNDRELFYDKYFSTDVKTRKVKGFLELKQGNLNVNDYILKFEEGCLFIPFIASNDKDRGEHFMRGLRAEIRMDVRMSKAATYKEIVEKALLAEHDKKEIEKESKPHKGECFVGTNKCFRCGGAGHITINCTQSSGRGRVQGHIFSLTKVDVNPDTSTISGNILISGKVALTLIDTGATHSFMSEIFMRLLGIAPIFETIQYNIVLPLGDVICPTSVIKACPVQVNEETFFADLIVIPMIEFDVILGMDWLSSYRAIIYCVEKTVRFPTEEGDSRVFKHSGTSLDTSFISCLKVNKMLVKGCQGFLASVMDVSKEYSVDVNDIEIVREYSDVFADDVPGLPPDRDVEFVIDVIPGATVFSKIDLQWGYHQLKVKEDDIPKTAFRTRYGHYEFLQLRDNRLYAKLKKCEFWLDQCSLPEGVEDFVVFTDASKKGLGAVLMQRGKVISYASHQLKDYEKNYPTHDLELAAVVFALKIWRHYLYGVKCEIFSDHKSLKYLFIQKELNMRHRRCLELVKDYDCTINLQRNEIALVEKGTIARLSALVIRPTLNDMIKDRQQNDKKLLEMKSKAELKGNSEFGLNIDGLMTFRGNTKMYQDLRRLFWWPGMKKDIALYISECLTCQRVKSENQRPAGLL